The Pelobates fuscus isolate aPelFus1 chromosome 2, aPelFus1.pri, whole genome shotgun sequence genome has a segment encoding these proteins:
- the KLHL30 gene encoding kelch-like protein 30: MVRNIDDLEFCLPSHSDSILSGLQTLRFNPQLSDVTLMVQGREFPCHRAVLALCSQYFHAMFTGEFQESISAHVEIKEVDADMMETLIDFSYTGRLTINQGNVEGLIRTSNLLHFPAVRKVCSRYLQQQMDATNCLGIWEFGETYGCPEVIAKAWAFLQENFEAVSKEEEFLLLPPDRLIRYLGDPLLQVREEQNRAMAVLHWVRQDEKYRAQYLPELLSMARLSTLTDLHLQELMDAEPLINESEACKALISRSLGQVTKETTEQLSVSLQEVLVVVGGKVLEEEEDDDEDDEDSPPRTSPNFTFYNTKNKMWMSLPDFPDYNKWGFSITSLNNDVYVTGGSRGSRDDSWSTRQGWRFVLNEGIWKPISPMINPRTNHSSATLNGEIYVIGGTLQDAVEVECYDPYTGTWAPVSPARKYVSNFSAVGCSGKLYLVGSCAMKYNALTLQCYNPAIDGWSVIASPFIPKYLSSPRCSVLGGAVYLVADNTKKVYMYLPEANMWKKVQLLHTLHENGGMTPIGSQLYVTGGHWHGMAREYSVVMESYDCTKDVWSREGALPSRWMYHCSTSIFMDISKWTDRFREHPEREA, encoded by the exons ATGGTGAGGAACATTGACGATTTAGAGTTCTGCCTCCCCTCACACTCAGACTCTATTCTTTCTGGACTGCAGACTTTGCGCTTCAACCCTCAGCTCTCCGATGTCACACTGATGGTCCAAGGTCGTGAATTCCCCTGTCACCGTGCTGTGCTTGCTCTGTGCAGTCAGTACTTCCATGCTATGTTCACAGGAGAATTCCAAGAAAGCATCTCTGCTCATGTAGAAATCAAAGAGGTGGATGCTGATATGATGGAGACACTAATTGACTTTTCGTACACTGGACGACTCACCATTAACCAGGGTAATGTGGAAGGGCTTATTCGCACCTCAAATCTTCTTCATTTTCCAGCCGTACGTAAAGTGTGCAGTCGTTATTTGCAGCAGCAGATGGATGCCACCAATTGTCTGGGTATTTGGGAATTTGGGGAAACCTATGGTTGCCCAGAGGTTATAGCCAAGGCATGGGcctttttgcaggagaacttcGAAGCTGTGTCCAAGGAAGAGGAGTTTCTGCTTCTACCCCCAGATCGCCTAATTCGTTATTTGGGGGACCCTTTACTACAAGTAAGAGAAGAGCAGAACCGGGCAATGGCAGTGCTTCATTGGGTAAGACAAGATGAGAAATACAGGGCCCAATATCTTCCAGAGCTGCTGAGCATGGCCAGGTTGTCCACCCTGACTGACCTCCACCTTCAGGAGCTGATGGATGCTGAGCCTTTAATCAATGAGTCTGAGGCCTGCAAAGCCCTGATAAGCAGGAGTCTTGGGCAG GTGACAAAGGAAACCACGGAGCAGTTATCGGTCTCCCTTCAGGAAGTCCTAGTGGTGGTCGGAGGAAAGGTATTAGAGGAAGAAGAGGATGATGATGAAGATGATGAAGACTCCCCACCCAGAACCTCCCCTAACTTTACCTTCTACAATACCAAAAACA AAATGTGGATGTCGCTTCCTGATTTCCCAGATTATAATAAGTGGGGTTTCTCCATCACCTCACTCAACAACGATGTGTATGTCACAG GTGGTTCCCGGGGGTCTCGGGATGATTCGTGGTCTACACGGCAGGGGTGGCGTTTTGTGTTAAATGAGGGGATATGGAAGCCAATTTCTCCTATGATTAACCCACGGACAAACCATTCCAGTGCCACTCTGAATGGAGAGATATATGTTATTGGAG GTACCTTGCAGGATGCCGTGGAGGTAGAATGTTATGACCCCTATACTGGCACATGGGCACCCGTGAGTCCTGCCCGCAAGTATGTCAGTAACTTTTCTGCGGTGGGGTGCAGTGGCAAACTGTATTTGGTTGGTTCCTGTGCAATGAAGTATAATGCGCTCACCCTTCAATGCTACAATCCTGCCATAG ATGGTTGGAGTGTTATCGCCTCACCATTTATTCCAAAGTACTTGTCATCTCCTCGCTGTAGCGTTCTGGGTGGTGCAGTGTATCTTGTAGCTGATAACACCAAGAAGGTGTATATGTATCTACCAGAAGCCAACATGTGGAAGAAG GTGCAGTTGCTGCACACCCTTCATGAGAATGGCGGCATGACCCCGATTGGATCACAGTTGTATGTGACAGGTGGACATTGGCATGGCATGGCGCGTGAATACAGTGTGGTAATGGAATCCTATGACTGCACCAAGGATGTCTGGAGTAGGGAAGGAGCCCTTCCCAGCCGTTGGATGTACCACTGCTCCACGTCAATCTTCATGGACATTTCCAAGTGGACAGACAGATTTCGGGAGCATCCAGAGAGagaggcttaa